In one Cellulomonas sp. JZ18 genomic region, the following are encoded:
- a CDS encoding DUF948 domain-containing protein — protein sequence MIGDVAGLIAAIAFVLLVGVLAVPLVKLGRVLDEARASVRSLTEHSVPVLDETAQLVASSSTQLDKVDTVTTAAAQVSENVSALTSLVTATLGGPLVKVAAFSYGVRRAFAGLRRGPR from the coding sequence ATGATCGGGGACGTCGCCGGGCTGATCGCCGCCATCGCCTTCGTGCTGCTGGTGGGCGTGCTCGCCGTGCCGCTGGTGAAGCTCGGACGGGTGCTCGACGAGGCGCGCGCGTCGGTGCGCTCGCTCACCGAGCACAGCGTGCCGGTGCTCGACGAGACGGCCCAGCTCGTCGCGTCGTCGTCGACCCAGCTGGACAAGGTCGACACCGTGACGACCGCGGCGGCGCAGGTGAGCGAGAACGTCTCGGCGCTCACCTCGCTCGTGACCGCGACGCTCGGCGGCCCGCTCGTGAAGGTCGCCGCGTTCTCCTACGGGGTGCGGCGTGCGTTCGCCGGGCTGCGCCGGGGTCCGCGGTGA
- the rpsD gene encoding 30S ribosomal protein S4, whose amino-acid sequence MSSVTRSRRQVRLSRALGLALTPKAVKHFEKRPYPPGEHGRARRRTESDYAVRLREKQRLRAQYALREKQLAKAYENARKAPGLTGEALVEDLETRLDALVLRAGFARTILQARQVVTHRHVLVDGKIVDRPSFRVKEGQTLQIKPKSQTTTPFQVAAAGAHRDVLPAVPGYLDVQLEKLTAVLVRRPKRAEVPVTCEVQLVVEYYAR is encoded by the coding sequence GTGAGCAGTGTGACCCGTTCGCGCCGCCAGGTCCGCCTGAGCCGCGCCCTCGGCCTGGCCCTGACGCCCAAGGCCGTCAAGCACTTCGAGAAGCGCCCCTACCCGCCCGGTGAGCACGGCCGCGCCCGTCGCCGCACCGAGTCGGACTACGCCGTCCGTCTGCGTGAGAAGCAGCGTCTGCGCGCCCAGTACGCGCTGCGCGAGAAGCAGCTGGCCAAGGCGTACGAGAACGCCCGCAAGGCCCCGGGCCTGACCGGTGAGGCCCTCGTCGAGGACCTCGAGACCCGTCTCGACGCGCTCGTCCTGCGTGCCGGCTTCGCCCGCACGATCCTGCAGGCGCGCCAGGTCGTCACGCACCGGCACGTGCTCGTCGACGGCAAGATCGTCGACCGTCCGTCCTTCCGCGTGAAGGAGGGCCAGACCCTCCAGATCAAGCCCAAGAGCCAGACGACGACGCCGTTCCAGGTCGCCGCCGCCGGCGCGCACCGCGACGTCCTGCCGGCCGTCCCGGGCTACCTCGACGTGCAGCTCGAGAAGCTCACGGCCGTCCTCGTGCGCCGCCCCAAGCGCGCCGAGGTCCCGGTCACGTGCGAGGTCCAGCTGGTCGTCGAGTACTACGCCCGCTGA